The genomic segment GCCTCTTCCTGATTCAGTCTCAAATCATGGAATGTCTTTTCCGGATCGTGGGTAATAACATGGTGCTTAACATAAGTAAAAATTTCACCAGTTGGGTTGTCAGTAGAAATAGTGATCGTTCTGTTACAACCTGCCAGATTATCCGAAAAATGTATCAGTTCAAGTAATTGATCATGACCTGCTACATAATTGAGCAGCCAGATCGTTTCCCTGTTTTTTACCACTTTTTGATCCAGCAACCACTTTATAAACGTCTTCTTCTGAGTTACCGATACGATCTGATTCATTTGATCATCCCCTCTGATTGTCTC from the Sporolactobacillus sp. Y61 genome contains:
- a CDS encoding YpiB family protein, translated to MNQIVSVTQKKTFIKWLLDQKVVKNRETIWLLNYVAGHDQLLELIHFSDNLAGCNRTITISTDNPTGEIFTYVKHHVITHDPEKTFHDLRLNQEEAVFIRMECRSIHGLPEYIDVLEDTPGVHQSVHEKYGEAAEHVAGAAEKACAEKRLYKAINETLDQGDKEGFYHLTAKLQTLKKHKH